The genomic stretch TACGCACAGGGCAAACACGCCCTCCTGATTGTACTGCAGGCAATGGACACCGGCGGCAAGGATGGCGTGATCGAGCATGTCATGGGTGCGTTCAACCCGCAGGGTGTGCGCGTCACGTCATTCAAAGTCCCCACGGAAGAAGAACTGGCCCATGATTTTCTGTGGCGCATTCATGCCGCGGTCCCACGCCGGGGTATGATCGGCATCTTTAACCGCTCTCACTATGAAGATGTACTGGTGGTGCGGGTCAAGAATCTGGCGCCGGAAGAGGTGTGGCAGCGACGCTACGATCACATCAACGCTTTTGAGCGCTTACTGGCCGACAGCGGCGTGACCATTGTCAAATTCTACCTGCACATCAGCAAGCAAGAACAGAAGGAGCGTCTGCTGGAGCGCCGGAACACGCCGGAAAAGCAATGGAAGTTTGCTCCCGGCGATCTGGAAGAGCGCACGCGCTGGGATGACTACATGGCCGCCTTCGAGGATGCCCTGACCCGCTGCAACCAGGACTATGCGCCCTGGTACGTCATCCCTTCGGACCGCAAGTGGTACCGTAACCTGATCATCTCGCGCGTTCTTATCGAGACGATGGAGAAAATGGAACTGGCTTATCCTACGCCGCCACCAGACATCGAGAAATACGAAATTCCGGATTGAGCCAGTTGTCGGCCATTCAATCAGGTCTCGTTCTCAAGCCCGCGAGGGGTGACTTCG from Anaerolineae bacterium encodes the following:
- a CDS encoding polyphosphate kinase 2 family protein → MKEQPLTLPPGKRFRLKDFDPGYTGTFGNKKEAAQELQQNLERLHSLQEMLYAQGKHALLIVLQAMDTGGKDGVIEHVMGAFNPQGVRVTSFKVPTEEELAHDFLWRIHAAVPRRGMIGIFNRSHYEDVLVVRVKNLAPEEVWQRRYDHINAFERLLADSGVTIVKFYLHISKQEQKERLLERRNTPEKQWKFAPGDLEERTRWDDYMAAFEDALTRCNQDYAPWYVIPSDRKWYRNLIISRVLIETMEKMELAYPTPPPDIEKYEIPD